A single window of Pungitius pungitius chromosome 20, fPunPun2.1, whole genome shotgun sequence DNA harbors:
- the gpr132b gene encoding probable G-protein coupled receptor 132b: protein MDEPPVTELFPPNNTTSPMACRPPYDAGRLPLVLLYSVVLAVGLPANLLTVYLTWLQVCRKNVLGVYLWSLSLCDLTYLCTLPLWTHYVRRGHSWPWSSAACRLTGYIFFNNMYISIFLLCCISCDRYVAVVYSVESRGLRRQRLASLVALCVVLLVAVGHVPVFTMREGAAGEGDHRCFEPSPSSAAVTGFSYARFVLGFLVPLLVLVGTNRGILANVQRSGLRRQQKARVCWLAAAVVLLFLVCFAPYHILLLVRAVMFHFPRVEDCLFERTMYTPYTISLGLSAINSAVNPILYVLSSDNIRKELRRGLVQVWDRAHRRPQSDNSQNKIQPTKNSSEPQVVTVGGQPGPAGT from the coding sequence ATGGATGAACCTCCAGTGACCGAGTTGTTCCCACCGAACAACACCACGAGTCCGATGGCGTGCCGGCCCCCGTACGACGCCGGCCGCCTGCCGCTGGTGCTCCTGTACAGCGTGGTGCTCGCTGTCGGACTGCCGGCCAACCTGCTGACGGTCTACCTCACCTGGCTCCAGGTGTGCAGGAAGAATGTGCTTGGCGTGTACCTTTGGAGCCTTTCGCTGTGCGACCTCACCTACCTGTGCACGCTGCCGCTGTGGACGCACTACGTGAGGCGGGGCCACTCGTGGCCCTGGAGCTCGGCCGCCTGCAGGCTGACGGGCTACATCTTCTTCAACAACATGTACATCAGCATCTTCCTGCTGTGCTGCATCTCCTGCGACCGCTACGTGGCCGTCGTATACAGCGTGGAGTCTCGCGGCCTGCGCCGGCAGCGCCTCGCCTCCCTGGTCGCCCTCTGCGTTGTGCTGCTGGTGGCTGTCGGCCACGTGCCCGTCTTCACCATGAGAGAAGGCGCCGCCGGCGAGGGGGACCACCGCTGCTTCGAGCCGAGTCCGAGCAGCGCAGCGGTGACAGGCTTCAGCTACGCTCGCTTTGTGCTGGGCTTCCTGGTGccgctgctggtgctggtgggcaCCAACCGGGGCATCCTGGCCAACGTGCAGCGCAGCGGCCTGCGGCGGCAGCAGAAGGCGCGCGTGTGCTGGTTGGCCGCGGCGGTGGTGCTGCTGTTCCTGGTCTGCTTCGCCCCGTACCACATCCTCCTGCTGGTCCGAGCCGTCATGTTCCATTTCCCCCGGGTGGAGGACTGCCTGTTCGAGAGGACCATGTACACGCCGTACACTATCTCGCTGGGCCTGTCCGCCATCAACAGCGCCGTCAACCCCATCCTCTACGTCCTGTCCAGCGACAACATCCGCAAGGAGCTGAGACGAGGCCTGGTGCAGGTCTGGGACCGAGCTCACCGCAGACCACAATCCGACAACAGCCAGAACAAGATCCAGCCCACCAAGAACTCCTCAGAGCCCCAGGTGGTGACCGTGGGGGGGCAGCCGGGACCTGCCGGGACCTGA
- the vipas39 gene encoding spermatogenesis-defective protein 39 homolog isoform X1, with the protein MMKSKADEEDYWNSSKFKAFTFDDEDDEFSRLKESKRAVNSMRNLVEEDEGDDDEEEVEKVSWSGEPVGSISWSVSETAASNQKADREPAFPKVSTDSVTMSRSHSGYSLSSLFKGKTKAANFQSFSDSPSDSSLRLYAPELRKPKSEYKDYVSNWSPEETVQRMQQGKVVSLEKFRSLQDKLLLLDFAVRGHDGNVITAILIYLKRTLSKGEPVHCPGTNQTCCHSFAVFSCLEVLFRELESRQTALRHLIHYLTETRDQRLLLELLRALGRMEDVALLQYKEHLSIADENKRRDFLKTCLNLPFSPEDSAHIQDHYTLLERQVIIETTDRHAERGGKVEVFQKFPRRASILNMPMITTLYYCCFYHYTEPEGTFSCPLNIRQTFKISEKQYFVTALAARAKLKAWSDVDALFTSRNWLGFTRKKSPLGFQRVVDILQKNSAPTEVLQNYVALVDDAELRISLAQKHKCHDIVINTYRDLKDRQQLLGYRVKVKRGSAEERKIDELLNNSQIRWKN; encoded by the exons ATGATGAAGagtaaagcagatgaagaagatTACTGGAACAGCTCCAAGTTCAAAGCCTTCACctttgatgatgaagatgacgagTTCAGCAGG TTGAAGGAGTCGAAGCGGGCGGTAAACAGCATGCGCAACCTGGTGGAGGAAGAcgaaggtgatgatgatgaagaagaggtgGAGAAGGTCAGCTGGAGCGGAGAGCCTGTCGGCA GTATTTCCTGGTCGGTCAGTGAGACGGCAGCGTCCAATCAGAAAGCAGACAGAGAGCCCGCCTTCCCCAAAGTCAGCACCGACTCCGTAACCATGAGCAGGAGTCACTCCGGTTACTCTCTGAGCTCGCTGTTCAAAG gAAAAACGAAAGCAGCAAACTTCCAGTCATTCTCCGACT CGCCAAGCGACTCGTCTCTCAGGCTCTATGCTCCAGAACTCAGGAAACCCAAATCTGAATACAAG GATTATGTCAGTAATTGGTCTCCTGAAGAAACGGTCCAAAGAATGCAGCAAGGAAAG GTTGTGTCACTGGAGAAGTTTCGTTCTCTTCAGGATAAACTTTTGCTTCTGGATTTCGCTGTGAGGGGTCACGATGGAAACGTCATCACTGCT ATTCTAATTTATTTAAAGAGGACTCTGAGTAAAGGTGAGCCTGTTCACTGTCCTGGGACCAATCAAACCTGCTGTCATTCATTCGCTGTGTTTTCTTGTTTAGAGGTTTTGTTTCGAGAGCTGGAGTCCAGACAGACGGCTCTGAGACATTTGATCCACTATCTGActgagaccagagaccagaggcTGCTATTGGAGCTGCTCAG AGCTCTGGGCAGGATGGAGGATGTGGCG CTGTTGCAGTATAAAGAACACCTGAGCATCGCTGATGAAAACAAGAGGCGGGACTTTCTAAAGACCTGCCTGAA TCTTCCATTTTCTCCAGAAGATTCTGCTCATATTCAGGATCACTACACTCTGCTGGAGAGGCAAGTTATCATCGAG ACCACCGACCGACACGCAGAACGTGGTGGAAAGGTGGAAGTTTTCCAGAAGTTTCCCAGAAGGGCTTCAATCCTCAACATGCCAATGATCACAACACTGTACTACTGCTGCTTCTACCACTACACTGAGCCAGAG GGAACTTTCAGCTGTCCGTTGAACATCCGTCAGACTTTCAAG atTTCGGAGAAGCAGTATTTTGTGACAGCGTTGGCAGCTCGGGCGAAGCTGAAGGCGTGGTCGGACGTGGACGCTTTGTTCACCAGCAGGAACTGGCTCGGCTTCACCAGGAAGAAATCACCGCTCGGCTTCCAAAGGGTTGTTGACATCCTGCAAAAAAACTCCGCCCCTACAGAG gtgttgCAGAACTACGTGGCGCTTGTTGATGATGCAGAGCTCCGGATTTCTTTGGCTCAGAAACATAAATGTCACGACATTGTCATCAAC ACGTACCGGGACCTGAAGGACCGGCAGCAGTTGCTTGGATACCGGGTGAAGGTGAAGAGAGGGTcagcggaggagaggaagatcGACGAGCTGCTCAACAATtcg CAAATCCGGTGGAAGAACTGA
- the vipas39 gene encoding spermatogenesis-defective protein 39 homolog isoform X2, producing the protein MMKSKADEEDYWNSSKFKAFTFDDEDDEFSRLKESKRAVNSMRNLVEEDEGDDDEEEVEKVSWSGEPVGSISWSVSETAASNQKADREPAFPKVSTDSVTMSRSHSGYSLSSLFKGKTKAANFQSFSDSPSDSSLRLYAPELRKPKSEYKDYVSNWSPEETVQRMQQGKVVSLEKFRSLQDKLLLLDFAVRGHDGNVITAILIYLKRTLSKEVLFRELESRQTALRHLIHYLTETRDQRLLLELLRALGRMEDVALLQYKEHLSIADENKRRDFLKTCLNLPFSPEDSAHIQDHYTLLERQVIIETTDRHAERGGKVEVFQKFPRRASILNMPMITTLYYCCFYHYTEPEGTFSCPLNIRQTFKISEKQYFVTALAARAKLKAWSDVDALFTSRNWLGFTRKKSPLGFQRVVDILQKNSAPTEVLQNYVALVDDAELRISLAQKHKCHDIVINTYRDLKDRQQLLGYRVKVKRGSAEERKIDELLNNSQIRWKN; encoded by the exons ATGATGAAGagtaaagcagatgaagaagatTACTGGAACAGCTCCAAGTTCAAAGCCTTCACctttgatgatgaagatgacgagTTCAGCAGG TTGAAGGAGTCGAAGCGGGCGGTAAACAGCATGCGCAACCTGGTGGAGGAAGAcgaaggtgatgatgatgaagaagaggtgGAGAAGGTCAGCTGGAGCGGAGAGCCTGTCGGCA GTATTTCCTGGTCGGTCAGTGAGACGGCAGCGTCCAATCAGAAAGCAGACAGAGAGCCCGCCTTCCCCAAAGTCAGCACCGACTCCGTAACCATGAGCAGGAGTCACTCCGGTTACTCTCTGAGCTCGCTGTTCAAAG gAAAAACGAAAGCAGCAAACTTCCAGTCATTCTCCGACT CGCCAAGCGACTCGTCTCTCAGGCTCTATGCTCCAGAACTCAGGAAACCCAAATCTGAATACAAG GATTATGTCAGTAATTGGTCTCCTGAAGAAACGGTCCAAAGAATGCAGCAAGGAAAG GTTGTGTCACTGGAGAAGTTTCGTTCTCTTCAGGATAAACTTTTGCTTCTGGATTTCGCTGTGAGGGGTCACGATGGAAACGTCATCACTGCT ATTCTAATTTATTTAAAGAGGACTCTGAGTAAAG AGGTTTTGTTTCGAGAGCTGGAGTCCAGACAGACGGCTCTGAGACATTTGATCCACTATCTGActgagaccagagaccagaggcTGCTATTGGAGCTGCTCAG AGCTCTGGGCAGGATGGAGGATGTGGCG CTGTTGCAGTATAAAGAACACCTGAGCATCGCTGATGAAAACAAGAGGCGGGACTTTCTAAAGACCTGCCTGAA TCTTCCATTTTCTCCAGAAGATTCTGCTCATATTCAGGATCACTACACTCTGCTGGAGAGGCAAGTTATCATCGAG ACCACCGACCGACACGCAGAACGTGGTGGAAAGGTGGAAGTTTTCCAGAAGTTTCCCAGAAGGGCTTCAATCCTCAACATGCCAATGATCACAACACTGTACTACTGCTGCTTCTACCACTACACTGAGCCAGAG GGAACTTTCAGCTGTCCGTTGAACATCCGTCAGACTTTCAAG atTTCGGAGAAGCAGTATTTTGTGACAGCGTTGGCAGCTCGGGCGAAGCTGAAGGCGTGGTCGGACGTGGACGCTTTGTTCACCAGCAGGAACTGGCTCGGCTTCACCAGGAAGAAATCACCGCTCGGCTTCCAAAGGGTTGTTGACATCCTGCAAAAAAACTCCGCCCCTACAGAG gtgttgCAGAACTACGTGGCGCTTGTTGATGATGCAGAGCTCCGGATTTCTTTGGCTCAGAAACATAAATGTCACGACATTGTCATCAAC ACGTACCGGGACCTGAAGGACCGGCAGCAGTTGCTTGGATACCGGGTGAAGGTGAAGAGAGGGTcagcggaggagaggaagatcGACGAGCTGCTCAACAATtcg CAAATCCGGTGGAAGAACTGA
- the brf1b gene encoding BRF1 RNA polymerase III transcription initiation factor subunit b, which translates to MSSRVCRTCGGSDIDVDQARGSAVCTGCGSVLEDNIIVSEVQFVEGSGGVSSAVGQFVSADGPVKAPLLGSGFHTSVGKESRAQTLQGGKRQIQQLGSQLQLNQHCLDTAFNFFKMVVSKHLTRGRKTEHVIAACLYLVCRTEGTPHMLLDLSDLLQVNVYILGKTFLLLARELCINAPAIDPCLYIPRFAHMLEFGLKTHEVSMTALRLVQRMKRDWMHTGRRPSGLCGAALLVAARMHKFRRTVKDVISVVKVCQTTLRKRLTEFEETPTSQLTIDEFMKVDLEQECDPPSFTAGQHKTKMQQLEHELARKLDEVEGEISCYKDEIETELEKSRPKLRGIYAAYSNQIDPDEVSTRNPQPEVLEMQDSDLQAAAQHLTQNFLCEVIQDEEGQGKKPEDSEQEAGSGEEGAGPHRQAAPLAAILGKLPSAAGLSLQQTFQTFTDLEQDDKTDGEQSEGGELDLKDIDDQEIDKYILNDQEVEVKTELWMKQNAEYLKEQKEKEERIRKEKEEGTYKEKPKKSKKKREQIQALTAGEAIERMLEKKKISSKINYEVLRDLNSRGTGSGGGSSPSRVTSDPPNTAAATRKRLNRRRRRKTSGANRELAATTSVMGKRVRLILSTPKKKKTTVQAENPVPLTTDVQSEASPAPQPDPSSAPSAPPTVVEEEEEEEEVEECVSALQLVGDYGCEEEEVF; encoded by the exons aTGAGCTCCAGGGTGTGTCGGACATGCGGCGGGTCCGACATCGACGTGGATCAGGCTCGGGGCAGCGCGGTGTGCACCGGCTGTGGGTCGGTTCTGGAGGACAACATCATCGTCTCTGAGGTTCAGTTTGTGGAGGGAAGTGGAGGAGTGTCTTCAGCTGTGGGACAGTTTGTGTCTGCTGATG GTCCGGTTAAGGCCCCCCTTCTAGGTTCGGGTTTTCacaccagtgttgggaaagagTCCAGAGCCCAGACCCTGCAGGGTG gtaaACGACAGATCCAGCAGCTGGGCAGTCAACTGCAGCTCAATCAGCACTGCTTGGACACGGCCTTCAACTTCTTCAAGATGGTGGTCAGCAAACACCTGACCAGAGGACGCAAGACGGAGCACGTCATCGCCGCCTGCCTCTACCTGGTGTGCCGCACAGAGGGGACACCAC ACATGCTGCTGGACCTAAGTgacctgctgcag GTGAACGTCTACATTCTGGGTAAAACCTTCCTGCTGTTGGCCCGAGAGCTGTGCATCAACGCCCCCGCCATCG ACCCTTGTCTGTACATCCCTCGATTTGCTCACATGTTAGAGTTCGGGCTGAAGACTCACGAGGTCTCCATGACGGCTCTTCGTCTGGTCCAGAGGATGAAGAGGGACTGGATGCACACGGGTCGCCGTCCATCTGGTCTCTGTGGAGCAG CTCTGCTGGTGGCAGCTCGGATGCACAAGTTCCGTCGTACGGTGAAGGATGTTATCAGTGTTGTGAAGGTCTGCCAGACCACCCTAAGGAAAAG ATTAACAGAGTTTGAAGAGACGCCCACCAGTCAGCTGACCATCGATGAGTTCATGAAAGTCGATCTGGAGCAAGAATGTGACCCGCCTTCCTTCACCGCTGGACAGCACAAAACCAAGATGCAGCAG ctggaACACGAGTTGGCCCGGAAGCTGGATGAGGTTGAAG GAGAGATCAGCTGCTACAAAGACGAGATCGAGACGGAGCTGGAGAAGAGCCGACCTAAACTCCGAGGAATCTACGCTGCCTACTCCAATCAAATCG ACCCCGACGAGGTCTCGACCAGAAACCCTCAGCCAGAGGTCCTGGAGATGCAAGACTCAGATCTCCAAGCCGCCGCCCAACACCTGACCCAGAACTTCCTATGTGAAGTGATCCAGGATGAAGAGGGACAGGGCAAGAAGCCAGAGGACAGTGAGCAGGAGGCGGGGTCTGGCGAGGAAGGGGCGGGGCCTCACCGCCAGGCCGCTCCTCTGGCCGCCATCCTGGGCAAACTACCGAGTGCAGCCGGACTGAGCCTCCAACAGACCTTCCAGACCTTCACAGATTTGGAACAGGACGACAAAACAGACG GTGAGCAGTCGGAGGGTGGAGAGTTGGACCTGAAGGACATTGATGATCAGGAGATCGATAAG tacATCCTGAATgatcaggaggttgaggtgaaGACGGAGCTGTGGATGAAACAGAATGCAGAATACCTGAAGGAGCAGAAAG agaaagaagagaggatcaggaaagagaaggaagaagggaCCTACAAAGAGAAA CCGAAGAAGtccaagaagaagagggagcagATCCAGGCGTTGACGGCGGGCGAGGCCATCGAAAGAatgctggagaagaagaagatctcCAGTAAGATCAACTATGAGGTCCTTAGAGACCTAAACAGCAGAGGGACAggaagtggggggggcagcagtcCCAGTAGAGTGACCTCCGACCCCCCAAACACTGCCGCCGCCACACGGAAACGGCTCAACCGCCGCCGGCGCAGGAAGACCAGCGGTGCTAACCGAGAGCTAGCGGCTACTACCAGCGTCATGGGGAAGAG GGTGCGACTCATTCTGTCCAcaccgaagaagaagaaaacaaccgTCCAG GCCGAAAACCCCGTCCCCCTGACAACAGACGTCCAATCAGAGGCGTCACCTGCACCCCAACCCGACccaagctccgccccctctgctCCGCCCACTgtggtggaagaggaagaggaggaagaggaggtggaggagtgtgTCAGCGCGCTGCAGCTCGTAGGAG ATTACgggtgtgaggaggaggaagtcttCTAG